CTTCCGCTGCGCGTCGGTGGCGTAGCGATACACCGGCAGCAGCCCGACCGAGTTGTGGACTGCGATCATGATCGCGAGCGAGGCCGAGACCGCGGCGATCTCCTCGATCACCACGCTGATGGTGCGCGAGTCGTAACCGAGGCCACCCCACTCCTCGGGGACACTCATGCCTAAGAAGCCGCTCGCCGCGAGCTTCTCGATCGCCGAATGCGGCACCTCGCCCGTCTGGTCCCAGAGCGCGGCATACGGCGCGAACTCGGCCGCGCACAAATCGCGCACCGCGTCGCGGATCGCGGTCTGGTCTTCGGTCAGGTCGAAGTCGAGCATCAGGCGGGCTGCACCTCGGCGGTCTCACGGAACACGATCAGGCTGATCAGCGCGAGCACTCCCATGAACGCAGGACCCGGACCGAGCAGCAGGGAACCGGCCGCGGCGAGCAGCGCGAGTGGATACGCGCGCCAGTCGCCGGCCCACAGCCCCGGCACCGCACCCTGCCACGCGAGTCCGATCAGTCCGGTGATGACGTACGGCACCACGCGCGGAACTCCGAGTTTGGTGACGAAATCGATGAACGGACTCTGATGTCCCATGAGCGTGAACCACTCGCCGTTCACGAATGGGTAAAAGCCCTGGAACAGCGCGCTGAGCCCCGGATAGAGCATGCACGCGGTGAGAATCAAGAGGGCAACGGGCCGGACGGGTCGCTTCATCGAATTCTCCTTGCGTTCACTTCGATCCGGGCAGCGCGTGCTCCTTGAGCACCTGCCCCGCCACCACCATCTTCTGAACCTCGGTCGTCCCTTCGTAGATCTCGCAGATGCGCGCGTCGCGCCAGTAGCGCTCGACCTGGAACTCGGTCAGGTAGCCGTAGCCGCCGTGCACCTGGATCGCCCAGTTCGCGCACTTGGTCGCCGCTTCCGACGCATGCCACTTGGCGAGCGAAGCTTCCTTCACGTGCGGACGGCCCTGATCGCGGAGCCATGCCGCCTTGTACGTGAGGAGCCGCGCGATGTCGAGTTCCACGGCGCTGTCCGCCAGCATGTGCCGGATCGCGTCGAACTCGCCGATCTTCTTGTCGAACTGCTCGCGCTCGTTCGCATACTTGACCGACGCCTCGACGGACGCCTGAGCGATCCCGAGCGCCTGCGCCGCGATGCCGATGCGGCCGCCGCCGAGTGTCGCGAGCGCGACCGTGTAGCCTTTGTTCAGCTCGCCGAACAGAGCATCCTTCGGAACGCGTGCGTTCTCGAAGTGAATCTCGCGCGTGTCCGAGGCGTGAATGCCAAGCTTGTGCTCGAGCTTGCCCTTCTTGATCCCGGGCGTGTCCG
This region of Candidatus Eisenbacteria bacterium genomic DNA includes:
- a CDS encoding acyl-CoA dehydrogenase: MNPTTATSGGLSFKLSEEQQAVRDMVREFAESEIRPIASRIDETHEFPHENVKKMASIGLLGMFVPEQWGGAGLDCVSYVIAIEELSRVCASHGVIASVNNSLVCYPLLAYANDAQKARWLAPLARGEKLGAYCLTEPNAGSNAANQQTTAVLDGDQWVLNGSKIFITNAGPSNVLIVYAATDKSLGSKGISAFVMDADTPGIKKGKLEHKLGIHASDTREIHFENARVPKDALFGELNKGYTVALATLGGGRIGIAAQALGIAQASVEASVKYANEREQFDKKIGEFDAIRHMLADSAVELDIARLLTYKAAWLRDQGRPHVKEASLAKWHASEAATKCANWAIQVHGGYGYLTEFQVERYWRDARICEIYEGTTEVQKMVVAGQVLKEHALPGSK